Genomic window (Streptococcus suis S735):
ATTCCAATAGCATAAAAAGCTCCTTTTCATCAATTCTCTACATTATATCATAAAAAAACTCCCTATTCATAGTACAAGGATATTGAAATTTGTCAGAATTTTTAATAAAATGGTGTAATAGCATTTTAAAGGAGACACTATGAAACGTAAACTCAGTATATTTCTGCTGACCCTAATCGCTGTTTTTTCTGTAACAACAGGGGTTCGGGCAGACGAATACCTGCGGGTCGGTATGGAAGCTGCCTATGCACCATTTAACTGGACCCAAGAAGATGATAGCAACAGTGCCGTTCCTATTGAGGGAACCAATCAATTTGCCAACGGATATGATGTTCAGGTTGCAAAAAAAATCGCTGCATCCATGGATAAAGAACTCTTGGTTGTTAAAACCAAGTGGGAAGGCTTGGTCCCTGCTCTTACATCTGGTAAAATCGATATGATTATCGCCGGTATGAGCCCGACAGAAGAGCGCAAGAAAGAAATCGCCTTCTCAGATAGCTACTACACTTCAATTCCTACCCTGGTTGTTCGTTCTGATAGTCAGTACGCAAACGCAACCAGCTTGGAAGATTTTGCTGGCGCAAAAATCACTGCCCAGCAAGGGGTTTACCTCTATGATTTGATTGACCAAATTGAAGGGGCTAACAAACAGACTGCCATGGGAGATTTCTCACAAATCCGTCAAGCTTTAGAATCTGGCATTATAGACGCCTATGTTTCTGAACGTCCAGAAGGTCGTACAGCAGAAGCTGCAAATAAAGCTTTCAAAATGGTTGAATTGGCAGACAGTTTTGAAACCAATGCCGAAGACGTGACCATTGCTGTCGGTATGCGCAAAGATGACGAGCGTATCGCTCAGGTCAACGAAGTCTTAGCAACTATTTCAGAAGAAGAGCAAATCGCACTTATGGATGATATGATTGAAAACCAGCCCGTTGAAGAAGCCAGCGAGGGCGAAACACCTAGTTTCTTCGCCCAAGTTTGGAATATTGTTGTTAACAACTGGCAACAACTTCTGCGTGGAACTGGGATGACATTACTCATTTCCATCCTCGGTACAATTATCGGTACTGCTATCGGTCTCCTCATCGGTGTCTTCCGTACAGCTCCAAAAGCAGCAAACAAGGCGCTTGCTATTGGTCAAAAAGTGCTCGGTTGGATTATCAATATCTACATCGAAATTTTCCGTGGTACGCCGATGATTGTACAATCCATGGTTATTTACTATGGTACCGCCCAAGCATTCGGACTCAATCTTGACCGCACACTTGCCGCTATCTTCATTGTATCCATCAACACAGGTGCCTACATGAGTGAGATTGTCCGCGGTGGTATCTTTGCCGTCGATAAGGGCCAATTTGAAGCTGCTACTGCTCTCGGATTTACCCATAATCAGACCATGCGTAAGATTGTCCTTCCACAGGTTATTCGTAACATCTTACCAGCGACTGGTAATGAATTTGTCATCAATATCAAAGATACTTCTGTATTGAACGTTATCTCAGTTGTTGAGCTCTATTTCTCAGGAAATACTGTCGCAACCCAAACCTATCAATATTTCCAAACCTTTACGGTTATTGCTATTATCTACTTCATCCTAACCTTTACTGTGACACGTATCTTACGCGCAGTTGAAAAGTATTTTGATACA
Coding sequences:
- a CDS encoding ABC transporter substrate-binding protein/permease, coding for MKRKLSIFLLTLIAVFSVTTGVRADEYLRVGMEAAYAPFNWTQEDDSNSAVPIEGTNQFANGYDVQVAKKIAASMDKELLVVKTKWEGLVPALTSGKIDMIIAGMSPTEERKKEIAFSDSYYTSIPTLVVRSDSQYANATSLEDFAGAKITAQQGVYLYDLIDQIEGANKQTAMGDFSQIRQALESGIIDAYVSERPEGRTAEAANKAFKMVELADSFETNAEDVTIAVGMRKDDERIAQVNEVLATISEEEQIALMDDMIENQPVEEASEGETPSFFAQVWNIVVNNWQQLLRGTGMTLLISILGTIIGTAIGLLIGVFRTAPKAANKALAIGQKVLGWIINIYIEIFRGTPMIVQSMVIYYGTAQAFGLNLDRTLAAIFIVSINTGAYMSEIVRGGIFAVDKGQFEAATALGFTHNQTMRKIVLPQVIRNILPATGNEFVINIKDTSVLNVISVVELYFSGNTVATQTYQYFQTFTVIAIIYFILTFTVTRILRAVEKYFDTDTYTTGANQMQVEVPHD